The DNA window ATGCCCAGCTCCTCGGCATTGGCTAGCCCATAGACGAACAAATCGAGCTGACGCGAGGCCGCCACTTTCGGATCGAGCTGGCGGAGCGAGCCCGCCGCGGCGTTGCGCGGATTGGCAAACAGTTCTTCTCCGCGCGCTTGGCGCTCCTTGTTGAGACGCAAAAATGACGCTTTCGGCATGAACGCCTCGCCGCGCGCCTCCAGCGACACCGGCTCGTTGAGGCGCAGCGGCAGCGAGCGGATCGTCTTCAAATTTTCCGTAATGTCTTCCCCTGTCGTTCCGTCGCCGCGCGTCGCCCCTTGGACGAAATAACCGTCTTCATAGCGGACCGAGACGGCAAGGCCATCAATTTTCAATTCACACACATACGCCGTCTCACCGACTTCTTGGCGGACGCGGCGGTCAAAATCGCGCAAGTCGCCTTCGTGAAACGCGTTCGCTAAGCTCATCATCGGGACTCGATGCGTCACCTTGCGAAACGCCTCAAGCGGCGGGCCGCCGATGCGCTGAGTCGGCGAATCGCTCGTTTTTAGCTCCGGATACTGTTCCTCAATGGCGATGAGCTCTTGCATCAACCGGTCGTACTCGGCATCCGGGACAGACGGCCGGTCAAGCACATAATATTCATATCCGTAGCGGTTTAACCGTTCGCGCAGCTCGGCCGCGCGCCGTTCGGCTTGTTGGCGGTCCATACGTTCACCCGTTCTCCTTTCTTACACTTTCTCAATCGGTGCAAATTTAGCGAGCAGCCGTTTAATGCCGGTCGGGCTTGGGAAGGCGATGTCGAGTTCTTGGTCGTCGCCTTCACCGCGGACGCTGACGACGGTGCCGACCCCCCATTTCCGGTGGTTCGCCCGATCGCCGACTTTCCATGCCCCAACGGCGCCGTTTCCATGCGAACGCGAAACGACCGGACGCGAAGCGGCCGTCTGACGACGCGAAACCGTCTCGAGCAAATGCGCTGGAATTTCATCTAAAAAGCGCGACGGTGGGTTCATTTGAATGTTGCCAAACAACGTCCGCATTTGCGCGCTCGTCAACACGAGCTCTTCTTCCGCACGAGTGATGCCGACGTACGCCAGCCGCCGCTCTTCCTCCATCTCGTCTTCGTCGTCGAGCGAACGGTTGTGTGGAAAGATGCCTTCCTCCATACCAATCAAAAAGACGACCGGAAACTCGAGCCCTTTGGCGGCGTGAAGGGTCATTAAAACGACCGCATCCCCTTCTGCCGTTTGGTCGCCGCCGTTTAGCTCGTCCAAATCGGAAATAAGCGCCAAATCGGTTAAAAAGGCGACGAGCGATTTATCATCGCTGACGTTTTCAAAATGCTTGGTCACTGATAAGAACTCGTCAAGGTTCTCAAGCCGGCTTTGTGCCTCAATCGTCCGCTCCGCCTTCAGCATGTCGCGGTAGCCGGATTTGTCGAGCACTTCTTCGACAAGTTCAGTAACCGAGACGTATTCCTGCAGCTGTGTCCATTGCTCGAGCTGGCTGCGGAACGCCGCGAGCGCTCCGGCCGCCTTTGCACTCAGGCCGATCATCTCGAGCTCTCCAAGCGTTTCAAACAGCGACAGCTCATGCTCCGCCGCGTGGCGGACGAGCTTATCGATCGTCGAGGCGCCGATGCCGCGCTTCGGCACATTAATGATGCGAAGCAAACTTAAATCGTCATCCGGATTGGCAATGACGCGCAAATAGGCAAGAATATCTTTAATTTCTTTCCGGTCATAGAACTTTAAGCCGCCGACGATTTGGTACGGAATGTTCGCTTTTAACAACATTTCCTCAATGACACGCGACTGGGCGTTCGTCCGGTACAGCACCGCAAAATCGCTGTAGCGGCGCACCCCGCGCTCAACCGCCTCTTGGATGCGGCCGGCGACAAACTGCGCTTCGTCTGCTTCGTTCATCGCATCGTAATAAATGATCGGCTTCCCTTCCGGATTTTCCGTCCAAAGCCGCTTCGGCTTCCGGTTGACGTTATGTTCGATCACTTCGTTCGCCGCCTGCAAAATGCGCTTGGTCGAACGGTAGTTTTGTTCAAGTAAAATGACTTTCGCGTTCGGGTAATCGCGCTCAAACGATAAAATGTTTTGGATATCCGCCCCGCGCCAGCGATAAATCGACTGGTCGGCATCGCCGACGGCGCAAATGTTTTGGAAGCGCTCGGCCAGCTTTTTGACAAGCGTGTATTGAGCGCGGTTCGTATCTTGATACTCATCAATGTGAATGTACTGAAATTTATATTGGTAATATTGAAGCACGTCCGGCACGCGGTCAAACAGCTGGATCGTCGTCATGATCAAGTCGTCAAAGTCAAGCGAATGGTTTCGGAGAAGGCGTTGCTGGTATTCTTGATACACATCGCTGACAATGTTTTCGTAATACGTCGATGCCCGCTTTGCGAATTGTTCCGGCGCGAGCAGATCGTTTTTCGCTCCGCTGATCGTACCTAAAATCGTCCGTGGTTCAAATTTTTTCGGATCGATGTTCTTTTCTTTTAAAATCGTTTTGATCACCGAAAGCTGGTCGGTTGGATCGAGGATCGAAAAATTGCGGTTAATGCCGATGCGGTCAATGTCGCGGCGTAAAATGCGAACGCACATCGAATGGAACGTCGAAATCCAGACGTCTTCCGCCGCTCCGCCTAAGAGCGCCTGCACGCGTTCCCGCATTTCGCGCGCCGCCTTGTTCGTAAACGTAATGGCCAAAATGTTCCACGGCGCGACATGCCTTTCCGCCATTAAATACGCGATCCGGTGCGTCAACACACGCGTTTTCCCGCTCCCCGCCCCGGCCATAATGAGCAGCGGTCCTTCCGTCGTTTTGACCGCCTCTTGCTGCTCCTTGTTTAAATGAGCGAGCAACTTTTCGGACAAAAAATTCATCGTTTCCACCACCAATAAAACATATGTTCTATTTTACACCATTGATTCCATTTTCGCCAGCGATCCGCTTGACCGCTTCCACCGTCGCCAACGCGCTTTCAAACGAATTGTAAACGGCGTTGCCGACGACGACCGTATCAGCATAGCGGGCCATTTCCGCCGCCTGTTCCGGCGTCGTAATGCCGCCGCCGTAAACGAGCTGCGTTCGGCTGAGGGCTCGTTTCACTTTTTCCACTAGCAGCGGATTGCCGTACGCGCCGCTATATTCAAGATAAAAGATCGGCAGCTTGTACAGATGCTCAGCGAGGCGGGCATACGCCACAACATCATCGTCATCGAGCGCTGTATCGGCCTCCGTCAGCTTCGCCGCCTTGCATTCCCGGTTTAAAATACAATAGCCTTCGGCGAAAATTTCATCCCAATTCATGACGTC is part of the Geobacillus sp. 46C-IIa genome and encodes:
- the pcrA gene encoding DNA helicase PcrA: MNFLSEKLLAHLNKEQQEAVKTTEGPLLIMAGAGSGKTRVLTHRIAYLMAERHVAPWNILAITFTNKAAREMRERVQALLGGAAEDVWISTFHSMCVRILRRDIDRIGINRNFSILDPTDQLSVIKTILKEKNIDPKKFEPRTILGTISGAKNDLLAPEQFAKRASTYYENIVSDVYQEYQQRLLRNHSLDFDDLIMTTIQLFDRVPDVLQYYQYKFQYIHIDEYQDTNRAQYTLVKKLAERFQNICAVGDADQSIYRWRGADIQNILSFERDYPNAKVILLEQNYRSTKRILQAANEVIEHNVNRKPKRLWTENPEGKPIIYYDAMNEADEAQFVAGRIQEAVERGVRRYSDFAVLYRTNAQSRVIEEMLLKANIPYQIVGGLKFYDRKEIKDILAYLRVIANPDDDLSLLRIINVPKRGIGASTIDKLVRHAAEHELSLFETLGELEMIGLSAKAAGALAAFRSQLEQWTQLQEYVSVTELVEEVLDKSGYRDMLKAERTIEAQSRLENLDEFLSVTKHFENVSDDKSLVAFLTDLALISDLDELNGGDQTAEGDAVVLMTLHAAKGLEFPVVFLIGMEEGIFPHNRSLDDEDEMEEERRLAYVGITRAEEELVLTSAQMRTLFGNIQMNPPSRFLDEIPAHLLETVSRRQTAASRPVVSRSHGNGAVGAWKVGDRANHRKWGVGTVVSVRGEGDDQELDIAFPSPTGIKRLLAKFAPIEKV
- a CDS encoding heptaprenylglyceryl phosphate synthase; the protein is MEEIRAWRHVFKLDPNKPIDDDRLERLCESGTDAVIVGGTDGVTLDGVLDLLARIRRFSVPCALEVTDMEALTPGFDAYFIPMVLNSRHVEWVIGRHHEAVKQYGDVMNWDEIFAEGYCILNRECKAAKLTEADTALDDDDVVAYARLAEHLYKLPIFYLEYSGAYGNPLLVEKVKRALSRTQLVYGGGITTPEQAAEMARYADTVVVGNAVYNSFESALATVEAVKRIAGENGINGVK